The genomic DNA GGCAGGGCGGCCGCCACGGCGAGGGCCGAGGCCGGACGCTCGCCGGGCTCCTTGGCCAGGCAGCGCATGATGGCCCGCTCGACCACCGGATCGAGTCCGGGGACGTGCATCGTCGGCTGCGAAGGCATGCTGTCGGCGTGGAGCTCGCGGTACTCGGCCATGGTCTCGGCGCGGAAGGGCGCCCGGCCGGTGAAGAGCTCGTAGAGGACGAGGCCGAGGGCGTAGATGTCGCTGCGGACGGTGACCTCGCGGCCGGTGATCTGCTCGGGGGACATGTAGGCCGGTGTGCCGACGGCCACGTCCTGGCCGGCGAATCCCTCGGCGAGCCCGGCGAGACCGAAGTCGGTCAGCTTCACGCGCCCGCGTCCGTCGATCATGACGTTGGCGGGCTTCAGGTCGCGGTGCAGGATCCCCTGCTCGTGCGCCGCGGCCAGTCCGGCGCAGATCTGGCGGGCCACGGGGACGGCGCGCTCCTCGGGCAGGCGGCCGATGCGGGTCAGGGAGGTCGCGAGGTCCTCGCCGTCGACGTACTCCATGCTCAGGAAGTGCTGGCCGCCCGTCTCGTCGATGTCGTAGACGCGGCACACGTTGGGATGGGTCACCTGGCGGGCCGTGCGCACCTCGTTGAGGAAGAGCTGCAGGCGATGGGGGTCCTGGTCGAGTCCGCGGGGAAGGAACTTGAGGGCCACCTGCTGGCCCAGCTTGAGGTCCTCGGCCCGGTACACCTCGCCCATGCCGCCGCGTCCGAGCAGGCCGACGACGCGGTAGCGCTGGTTCACCAGGTCGCCGGGAACGAAGCGCCCGCCGGCGACCGAATCGGGCCCGGCGGGGGGCAGGGAAGCGTGGCTGATCGCCGGGCGCGACGAAACCGACGGCCCGACCGAGGTCAGGGTCGGATCGCCGGACGCGACGGGCATCGTCGCCTCCGGATCGGGGGCGACGGCGGCCCCGCCGCAGGCGGGGCAGAAACGGGCGTCCGCCGGCAGGGGCGAGCGGCAGGCAGGGCAGGTTCGCATCGGTGCATCTTAATCGGGATGGGCCCGCCCGGCGACTGCCAATTCGCCCGGGCGCCGGGGCTGGGGCTCGTGTACCATGGGAACAACCGAGGAGGCTCCCATGACGCGACCCGACGACTACCTGATGGCCTGGGAGGACAGCGCCGACCGCGTGCCCGTCCTCTGGCTGCACGGTTTCCCCTTCAACGCCACCCTGTGGGACGAGCAGATCGACGGCCTGACGGACGTGGCCCGCTCCATCGCGCCGGACCTGCGGGGGTTCGGGCTCTCGGCGCCCACCGACGACCGGGGCGACCTCGCGCGCTACGCCGACGACTGCGCCCGGCTGCTGGACCACGTGGGGCTGACGGGGCCGGTGGTGGTGGCCGGCCTGTCCATGGGCGGCTACCTGGCCTACGAACTGGCGCGCCGGCACCCCCAGCGGGTGGCGGGACTGGTCCTCGCGGCGACCCGGGCGACGCCCGAGAGCGCCGAGGGGAAGGCCGGGCGCGACGCGGCGGCGGCCGAGGTCCGGGCCCACGGCGTCGAGGCCGTCGCCGACGCCATGCTCCCGAAGCTGCTGGCGCCGGACAGCTACGAGAACCGGCCCGATCTGGTCGATTTCGTGGCGGAGATGATGCTCGCCGCCACTCCCGAAGGCGTGCTCGGCGCCCTGGCCGCCATGCGCGACCGGCCCGACTCGCGGCCCGATCTGCCCGGTCTGGACGTGCCCTGCCTCGTGATCCACGGCGAGGACGACCAGCTGATCCCCGTGTCGGAGGCCGAGGACACCGTGGCGGCGTTGCCCGACGCCGATCTGGTGGTGCTGCCCGGCGCCGGCCACCTGCCCAACCTGGAGCAGCCCGAGGCCTTCAACGCCGCGGTGCGGGAGTTCCTGGCCGAGGTGTTCTACGGGGACGAGGACGAGGACGAGGAACAGGACGACAACGGGGTGGATTGACAGGATTCGGCGGTCGCCTATATTCTGCCGCCACGAACACGCCGACCCCAGGCCACGGCCCACGCGGCCGGAAGCGCAAGGCGGCACGCTTGAACTGGTTTGCCCAGGAGGGTCTTCCGGTGATGTGTCAGAGTGCTTCGAACGTGGGCGGTCGACGACCGGGATGCCGATCCCGGCGCGAACGCCAACCCTAGATATGGGCCCGCGGCCCCGGGTGGACCTGTGTTCGCTCGGACGAGGGCTTTTCGCGGCGCGGAACTACCGCGCCGGCGAACTGATCATGGTGCTGCGCGGTCCGCGCCGGGAGCGGGACGATCCTCTCCACGACACGCCGGACGGTGCGAACCTGCTGCAGACGGGACAGCGATCCTACATCCTGCTGGGACCGCCGGGCGTCTTCGCCAACCACAGCTGCGAGCCCAACGCGGGCATCCACGGCAACCGGCGACTGGTGGCGATCCGGGACATCGACGCGGGCGACGAGATCCGCTTCGACTACTCGACGACCATGGACGAGGACCTCTGGACCATGCCCTGCCGTTGCGGGGCGCCCACGTGCCGGGGCGTGGTGACCGACTTCAAGCTGCTGCCGGAGACCGTGCGCCGGCACTACCTCGATCTGGGCATCGTCCAGGGCTTCATCGCGCGCCGGTGGGGCGGGGCGCCCGACACGTCCGGGATCGGCGCGATGGGAGAGCGAATGTGACCAGGTCCGCAGACACGCCGGTGGTGGTGGGATGGCGCGAGGTCGTCGGTCTGCCCGACTGGGGCGTGCCGGCGGTCAAGGCCAAGGTCGACACGGGCGCGCGCACCAGCGCGATCCACGTGAGCAGCGTGGAGGAGCTGTCCGACGGCCGGGTCCGCTTCGAGGTCGTGGTGCGGGAGAAGCCGGTGCTGGAGACGCGGGTGGTCGAGGCCGTGCCGGTGCGGCGGGCCGTGGTCAAGCCCAGCCACGGCGCCACCCAGGAGCGGTGGGTGTGCCGGACCCGCATGAAGCTGGGCCCCATCGAGCGCGAGATCGAGCTGAGCCTCGTCTGCCGGCGCGGGATGCTGTGCCGCATGCTCGTCGGCCGCCGCTCCCTGCCCGAGGGCACGGTGGTCGATCCGAACCGACGCTACGTGCACGGAGGTGTGCGGGTGAAGCCCAGGGCCGGCAAAGCCAAGGAGCGATGATTTGAAACTGGCGATCCTCTCGACGGCGCCGCGCTGCTACAGCACCCTGCGCCTGCGCCAGGCGGCCGAGGAACGCGGACACAAGGTGAAGGTCCTCAACACGCTGCGGTTCGGCATCGAGCTCGAGCACGGTGAGCCCGATCTGTATTTCCGCGGCAAGCAGCTCAGCCACTACGATGCGATCCTGCCCCGCATCGGCGCCTCGCTGACGTACTTCGGCACCGCCGTGGTGCGCCAGTTCGAGCAGATGGACGTGTACACGCCCAACACGGCGGCCGGCATCGCCAACTCGCGCGACAAGCTGCGCTCGCTGCAGATCCTCAGCCGGCACGACATCGGCATCCCCCATTCGACCTTCGTGCGCGACCGCAAGGACGTGCTGCCCGCCATCGCCCGCATCGGCGGGGCGCCGGTCATCATCAAGATCCTCGAGGGGACGCAGGGCGTCGGCGTGATCCTGGCCGAATCGAACAAGGTGGCCGAGGCCATCATCGAGACCATGCACAGCGCGCGCCAGAACGTGCTCGTGCAGAAGTTCATCGCCGAGAGCCGGGGGCGCGACCTGCGCGCCTTCGTGGTGGGCGATCGGGTCGTGGCCGCCATGCGGCGCGTGGCGCAGGCCGGCGAGTTCCGCAGCAACGTGCACCGCGGCGGCCGCGCCGAGATGATCACCCTCGACGCGGTCTACGAGGAGACCGCCGTGCGGGCGGCCCAGATCCTCGGCCTGCGGGTGGCCGGCGTCGACATGCTCGAGGGGAACGAGGGCCCGCTGATCATGGAGGTCAACTCCTCGCCGGGTCTCGAGGGCATCGAGGGCTGCACCGGTCTCGATGTGGCCGGCGCCGTGGTCGACTACATCTCCGACCAGGTCGCCTTCCCCGACCTGGACCTGCGCCAGCGCCTGACCGTGACCAAGGGCTACGGCGTGGCCGAGCTGCTCATCCGCGAGGGGCTCGAACTGGTGGGCCAGTCCATCGCCGAGTCGCAGCTGCGGGAGCGGGACATCGCCGTGCTCACCCTCAACCGGGGCACCACCGTCATCTCCAATCCGCGCAGTTCGCGGGTGCTCGAGGCGGGCGACCGCCTGCTGTGCTATGGCCGGCTCGAATCGATGCGCGACCTCGTGCCCGAGCGGCGGCGCAAGCGCCGGCGCAAGGTGAAGAAGCTCGCGCCGGAGCTGCTCGACCAGCTGGGCGAGGACCTCGCGTGACGCGCGCCGTGAAGGACGTCGGCCGCTGGGGCAGCCGCGAGATCGGGCCCGGCGAACGGGGGCGGGTGCGGGTGGTCGTCTCGGAGACCTACGCCGGGGCGGACATCGGCATCCCGGTCTACGTGTGGCGGGGAGCGGCGCCCGGCCCGACGGTGTTCGTCACCGGCGCGGTGCACGGCGACGAGATCAACGGCACCGGCATCATCCGCTCGATCATCGTCGACAAGCCCTTCGAACTCGAGCGGGGCGCCCTGATCATGGTGCCGGTGATCAACCTGCAGGGTTTCGAGCGCCACGAGCGCTACCTGCCGGACCGCCGCGACCTGAACCGCTGCTTCCCGGGCACCGCGCGCGGCAGCCTGGCGGCGCGCATGGCGCGCGCGATCTACGACGAGATCGTCGCCCGCAGCGACTACGGCATCGACCTGCACACGGCGGCCATGCGCCGCACCAACTTCCCCAACGTGCGCGCCGACATGGACCGGCCCGAACTGGCTGATTTCGCGCGGGCCTTCGGGGCCGAGCTCATCGTCAGCGGCAAGGGGCCGGCCGGGTCGCTGCGCAAGGCGGCCACCGACGGCGGCTGCCCGACGATCATCCTGGAAGCCGGCGAGGTGTGGAAGGTCGAGCCGACGGTGGTCGAGTACGGCATCCGCGGCGTCACCAACTGCCTGCGCCACCTGGGCATGATCGCCGGCGAGCCCCTGGCGCCGCCCTACCGGTTCGAGACCGACGCCACGAGCTGGGTGCGGGCGGCCCACGGCGGCTTCCTCCGCTTCCACGTGACCCCCGGCGACATCGTGAGCAAGGGCGAGGCCCTGGCCACCAACCTGAGCCTCGTGGGCCGTCGCCTGAACGTCATCAAGGCGCCGCGGCGCGGGCTGGTGCTCGGCATGACGACGCTGCCGGCCGTCGCGCCCGGCGACCCCATCTGCCATCTCGCCTACGCCCGCAAGGGCGAGCTGTCGCGCATCGAGCGCGCCGTCGAGCGCCTGGACGAGGACGCCCTCTACGAGCGCATGAAGGACGACCTGTCCCGGAACGTGTTCGCGGTCAAGCGCTGAGGCGGGGGTCGCCGCCCGCCCCGTCGACGGGCGCCGCCGGATCGTGTACGATGGCGCGGTTCCCCGACGCCCCCGCAGCCCGGAGTAGACCCATGCGCCATCGTTCTTCCCGTCCCGTCGCCGCCGCCGTCCTGCTCGTCGCCCTCGCCGGTCTGGGCGCCGGCTGCGGCGGTGGCCAGGATTCCGCCTACCAGGCCACCATCGACGACTGGCACGCCGAACGCATCCGCAACCTGCGGGCCGAAACGGGCTGGCTGACCCTGATCGGGCTGCATCCCCTGGCCGACGGGGCCCACAGCCTGGGCAGCGACCCGCAGAACGACATCGTGCTCGGGGCCGGGCCCGCCCGGATCGGCGAGATCGGGATGGCCGAAGGCAAGGTCGTCTTCGTTCCCGACACCGCGGTCACCGTGCGGGAGTTCGTCGACGGTGCCGAGGGCGCACCGTTCGACGGCGGAGCGCTGCGGACCGACGCCGAAGGGGCTCCGGACATGCTCGCGTGCGGATCGCTCGTGTTCTACCCGATCGTCCGTGGCGAGGGCTTCTATCTCCGGGTGAAGGACCGCGAGGCGGAGCTGCGCCGCGATTTCCCCGGCGTGCCGCGCTATCCGGTCGACGCCCGCTGGCGCATCGAGGCCCGTCTGGAGGGCGAGCCGGGGTTCATCGAGGTCGCGAACGTGCTGGGGCAGACGAGCCGCGAGACGGCCGCCGGCGAGCTGGTGGGCAAGGTCGCCGGACACGCGTTCCGCATGCGGCCGCTGGCCCAGGACGACGGCCGGCTCTTCCTCATCTTCGGCGACGGCACCAACGGGACGGAGACGTACCCGGGCGGCCGCTTCCTGGTCCTCGAGGCGCCCGACGCCGAAGGGCGGGTCGTGGTCGACTTCAACAAGGCCTACAACCCTCCCTGCGCGTTCACGGCCTATTCGACCTGCGAGCTGCCGGTGGCCGAGAACCGGCTGCCGGTGGCGATCCACGCGGGCGAGATGAAGTTCGGCGCCGGGCACTGACGCGCCATGGTCTTCAGCTCGCCCATCTTCCTGTTCGGTTTCCTGCCGCTCTTCCTGGCGCTGTACGCGGTGGTGTTCGGTCCGACCGGCCGGATGTCCGCCGGTCCGGCGCGGGTCCTGCTGTTGCGGGCGAGCAACGTGCTCCTCCTGCTCGCGAGCCTCCTGTTCTACTTCTGGGGCGAGGGCTGGCTGGTGCTGGTGATGCTCACCTCGGCCGTCATCGACTTCGTGGCGGGGCAGGTGATCGCGCACACGTCGCGGCCGGCGGCGCGCCGGGCGGGCCTGGTCCTCTCGGTGACGGCGAACCTGGGCATCCTGGCCTTCTTCAAGTACGCCAACTTCGGCGTGGAAGCGGTCACGGGGCTGGCGGGCCTGCTCGGCCTGGGGCGCGGACCGGTGCACGACGCGCTGCAGGTCGCCCTGCCCCTGGGCATCAGCTTCTACACGTTCCAGTCCATGTCGTACACCATCGACGTGTACCGCGGGCAGGTGCGCCCGACGCGCAACT from bacterium includes the following:
- a CDS encoding alpha/beta fold hydrolase, with translation MTRPDDYLMAWEDSADRVPVLWLHGFPFNATLWDEQIDGLTDVARSIAPDLRGFGLSAPTDDRGDLARYADDCARLLDHVGLTGPVVVAGLSMGGYLAYELARRHPQRVAGLVLAATRATPESAEGKAGRDAAAAEVRAHGVEAVADAMLPKLLAPDSYENRPDLVDFVAEMMLAATPEGVLGALAAMRDRPDSRPDLPGLDVPCLVIHGEDDQLIPVSEAEDTVAALPDADLVVLPGAGHLPNLEQPEAFNAAVREFLAEVFYGDEDEDEEQDDNGVD
- a CDS encoding ATP-dependent zinc protease; the encoded protein is MTRSADTPVVVGWREVVGLPDWGVPAVKAKVDTGARTSAIHVSSVEELSDGRVRFEVVVREKPVLETRVVEAVPVRRAVVKPSHGATQERWVCRTRMKLGPIEREIELSLVCRRGMLCRMLVGRRSLPEGTVVDPNRRYVHGGVRVKPRAGKAKER
- a CDS encoding RimK family alpha-L-glutamate ligase, yielding MKLAILSTAPRCYSTLRLRQAAEERGHKVKVLNTLRFGIELEHGEPDLYFRGKQLSHYDAILPRIGASLTYFGTAVVRQFEQMDVYTPNTAAGIANSRDKLRSLQILSRHDIGIPHSTFVRDRKDVLPAIARIGGAPVIIKILEGTQGVGVILAESNKVAEAIIETMHSARQNVLVQKFIAESRGRDLRAFVVGDRVVAAMRRVAQAGEFRSNVHRGGRAEMITLDAVYEETAVRAAQILGLRVAGVDMLEGNEGPLIMEVNSSPGLEGIEGCTGLDVAGAVVDYISDQVAFPDLDLRQRLTVTKGYGVAELLIREGLELVGQSIAESQLRERDIAVLTLNRGTTVISNPRSSRVLEAGDRLLCYGRLESMRDLVPERRRKRRRKVKKLAPELLDQLGEDLA
- a CDS encoding protein kinase, whose translation is MRTCPACRSPLPADARFCPACGGAAVAPDPEATMPVASGDPTLTSVGPSVSSRPAISHASLPPAGPDSVAGGRFVPGDLVNQRYRVVGLLGRGGMGEVYRAEDLKLGQQVALKFLPRGLDQDPHRLQLFLNEVRTARQVTHPNVCRVYDIDETGGQHFLSMEYVDGEDLATSLTRIGRLPEERAVPVARQICAGLAAAHEQGILHRDLKPANVMIDGRGRVKLTDFGLAGLAEGFAGQDVAVGTPAYMSPEQITGREVTVRSDIYALGLVLYELFTGRAPFRAETMAEYRELHADSMPSQPTMHVPGLDPVVERAIMRCLAKEPGERPASALAVAAALP
- a CDS encoding DUF1684 domain-containing protein, yielding MRHRSSRPVAAAVLLVALAGLGAGCGGGQDSAYQATIDDWHAERIRNLRAETGWLTLIGLHPLADGAHSLGSDPQNDIVLGAGPARIGEIGMAEGKVVFVPDTAVTVREFVDGAEGAPFDGGALRTDAEGAPDMLACGSLVFYPIVRGEGFYLRVKDREAELRRDFPGVPRYPVDARWRIEARLEGEPGFIEVANVLGQTSRETAAGELVGKVAGHAFRMRPLAQDDGRLFLIFGDGTNGTETYPGGRFLVLEAPDAEGRVVVDFNKAYNPPCAFTAYSTCELPVAENRLPVAIHAGEMKFGAGH
- a CDS encoding succinylglutamate desuccinylase/aspartoacylase family protein, yielding MTRAVKDVGRWGSREIGPGERGRVRVVVSETYAGADIGIPVYVWRGAAPGPTVFVTGAVHGDEINGTGIIRSIIVDKPFELERGALIMVPVINLQGFERHERYLPDRRDLNRCFPGTARGSLAARMARAIYDEIVARSDYGIDLHTAAMRRTNFPNVRADMDRPELADFARAFGAELIVSGKGPAGSLRKAATDGGCPTIILEAGEVWKVEPTVVEYGIRGVTNCLRHLGMIAGEPLAPPYRFETDATSWVRAAHGGFLRFHVTPGDIVSKGEALATNLSLVGRRLNVIKAPRRGLVLGMTTLPAVAPGDPICHLAYARKGELSRIERAVERLDEDALYERMKDDLSRNVFAVKR
- a CDS encoding SET domain-containing protein-lysine N-methyltransferase; its protein translation is MDLCSLGRGLFAARNYRAGELIMVLRGPRRERDDPLHDTPDGANLLQTGQRSYILLGPPGVFANHSCEPNAGIHGNRRLVAIRDIDAGDEIRFDYSTTMDEDLWTMPCRCGAPTCRGVVTDFKLLPETVRRHYLDLGIVQGFIARRWGGAPDTSGIGAMGERM